DNA from Desulfatirhabdium butyrativorans DSM 18734:
TGGCTGTATGAAACGATCGTTTGTCGTATGCCTGATTGCGCTGGTGAGTTTATGCCTTTTGGGTAACGCCTTCGCTGCAGAAAAGAAAAAACTGCGCATCGGCAATGAAGGTGCCTATCCTCCCTTCAATATGGTGAACAAGGAAGGAAAGGTCGAAGGCTTCGATATCGATATCGCCCGGGCGCTCGCCAAAGAAATGAAGATGGAACCGGTATTTGTGGTACAGGATTGGGACGGGCTCATTCCCGGCCTGATCGCCAAGAAATTCGACTGTATCATCTCTTCGATGTCGATTACGGATGAACGAAAGCAGAAAGTCGATTTTACCGATAAATACTACCTGACCCCTGCCCGGTTCGTCGCCAAAAAAGGGGCCGGTTTCACCATTACCAAGGATGGTCTCAAGGGAAAAACCATCGGGATACAGCGTGCCACCATCCACGAGAATTTTGCAAACGACATGTTCGGGGATGTGGCGACCATCAAGGCCTATGCCACCCAGGATGAGGCAAACATGGACCTGGTAGCCGGCCGGGTCGATCTGGTGGTTGCAGATGCCACCGTTCTGGAAGGCGGTTTTCTGAATACGCCTGCTGGCAAGGATTTCGAATTCATCGGGCCTGATTTCAAAGACAAGAAATGGTTCGGAGAAGGCATCGGCATTGCCGTGCGCAAGGGCGACAAAGAGCTCCGGGAGAAATTCAACAAGGCCATCAAGGCAATCCGTGCCAATGGCGAATACCAGAAAATCAATGCCAAATATTTCAAATTCGATGTGTATGGGGATTGATTGCGGATGTCCGGAAAGATGAAAGATTTGATGCCCACTTTCGTTCATCTTTTCCAAGAGCCATCTTTCCTTCTCGATCCATAATTAATGCTCTTGGCGGTGTCGCCGGCCCCGGAGATGAAAAT
Protein-coding regions in this window:
- a CDS encoding ABC transporter substrate-binding protein — its product is MKRSFVVCLIALVSLCLLGNAFAAEKKKLRIGNEGAYPPFNMVNKEGKVEGFDIDIARALAKEMKMEPVFVVQDWDGLIPGLIAKKFDCIISSMSITDERKQKVDFTDKYYLTPARFVAKKGAGFTITKDGLKGKTIGIQRATIHENFANDMFGDVATIKAYATQDEANMDLVAGRVDLVVADATVLEGGFLNTPAGKDFEFIGPDFKDKKWFGEGIGIAVRKGDKELREKFNKAIKAIRANGEYQKINAKYFKFDVYGD